The Solibacillus sp. FSL W7-1436 genome window below encodes:
- the yqeK gene encoding bis(5'-nucleosyl)-tetraphosphatase (symmetrical) YqeK, with protein MDRQTMLAAIKDRMPEKRYIHTIGVMETAIRLAHQYGENPEKAETAAIFHDIAKYADVDWMKQVVMEQRLDERLLDWNAEILHGPVGAWIVETEFQINDEAILNAIRYHTTGRANMTNFEKIIYVADMIEPNRKFQGVEELRTLADISLQDAFRACVTHTLSFLVSSQQAIYPVSIECYNSLIREE; from the coding sequence ATGGATCGTCAAACGATGCTGGCAGCGATTAAAGATCGAATGCCTGAAAAACGGTATATTCATACGATTGGTGTAATGGAAACAGCAATCCGTTTAGCACATCAGTACGGTGAAAATCCAGAAAAAGCAGAGACTGCGGCTATTTTCCATGATATCGCTAAATATGCGGATGTTGACTGGATGAAGCAAGTCGTAATGGAACAGCGGCTGGATGAACGTCTGCTTGACTGGAATGCAGAAATCCTGCATGGTCCGGTCGGTGCCTGGATTGTCGAGACGGAATTTCAAATTAATGATGAAGCCATTTTAAATGCAATTCGTTACCATACTACCGGACGTGCGAATATGACGAATTTTGAGAAAATTATTTATGTAGCAGATATGATTGAACCGAATCGTAAGTTCCAGGGTGTTGAGGAACTAAGAACATTGGCAGACATCAGTTTACAGGATGCATTCCGGGCATGTGTGACCCATACGCTCAGTTTTTTAGTTTCGTCACAGCAGGCAATTTACCCTGTTTCAATTGAATGCTACAACAGCTTAATAAGAGAGGAATAA
- a CDS encoding nicotinate-nucleotide adenylyltransferase, whose translation MKKVGLFGGTFNPPHIGHLMMANEVYAALGLTEVRFMPNAKPPHKDLARSATNAQRLRMVELAIEGIPYFHVETYELERGGVSYTFDTMKALCEREPQTQFYFIIGGDMIDSLHTWHRIDELMELVTFVGVKRPGSEAKSSYDVCMVEAPQIDLSSTYIRNRLQQTEAPLQFILPAAVEQYIRKEGLYGSSNDAGSD comes from the coding sequence ATGAAGAAAGTCGGTCTTTTTGGCGGAACTTTTAATCCACCGCATATTGGACATTTAATGATGGCCAATGAAGTATACGCAGCGCTTGGTTTGACGGAAGTACGCTTTATGCCGAATGCAAAACCGCCCCATAAGGATTTGGCCCGCTCAGCAACAAATGCGCAGCGTCTGCGGATGGTTGAGCTGGCGATTGAGGGCATTCCGTATTTTCATGTGGAAACATATGAACTTGAGCGCGGAGGGGTATCCTATACATTCGATACAATGAAAGCATTGTGCGAACGTGAACCACAAACTCAGTTTTATTTTATTATCGGCGGGGACATGATCGATTCTTTGCATACATGGCACCGTATCGATGAGTTAATGGAACTTGTCACATTTGTTGGAGTGAAGCGTCCGGGCAGTGAAGCAAAGTCTTCCTACGACGTGTGCATGGTGGAAGCTCCGCAAATTGACCTTTCTTCAACATATATTCGAAACCGATTACAGCAAACAGAGGCACCTTTACAGTTTATACTGCCTGCTGCAGTTGAACAGTATATTCGAAAGGAAGGTTTGTATGGATCGTCAAACGATGCTGGCAGCGATTAA
- the yhbY gene encoding ribosome assembly RNA-binding protein YhbY, translating to MLTGKQKRFLRAEAHHLDPIFQVGKGGVNDAMIAQLRDVLEARELIKVRILDNCEEDKNVVAEELAAGTRAELVQLIGLTVVLYKESRNNKKIVLPKVATK from the coding sequence ATGTTAACAGGTAAACAAAAACGTTTTTTACGTGCTGAGGCACATCACTTAGATCCGATTTTCCAAGTGGGGAAAGGTGGCGTAAATGATGCAATGATTGCACAATTACGCGATGTATTGGAAGCACGCGAACTTATTAAAGTACGCATTTTAGACAACTGTGAAGAAGACAAAAATGTCGTGGCGGAAGAACTGGCTGCCGGTACACGTGCCGAGCTTGTTCAACTGATCGGGTTGACAGTTGTTTTATATAAAGAATCACGCAACAACAAAAAAATCGTATTGCCAAAAGTAGCTACGAAATAA
- the aroE gene encoding shikimate dehydrogenase, translated as MKKWFAVIGDPIAHSKSPEMHNAWYEEANVDATYIPVHVKPEHLQQAVESFKLLGTSGWNVTIPHKQAIIPFLDELDELAEKMGAVNTVVRTAEGKLKGYNTDGPGFVKSLEHVIGTTKRNAPVLLIGAGGAARGIAYALQMTGYTNITIANRTVEKAQQIIDELHAGQAVSMQEAEQSLGNYEIFIQTTPAGMTTGDFALPFSLEKFPAGAIAADIVYNPLMTPFLQAAEQKGATIVNGLGMFVHQGAIAYEHWLGHYPNTNAMIARLTAQLGGNYVNR; from the coding sequence ATGAAAAAGTGGTTTGCGGTTATTGGGGATCCGATTGCACATTCAAAATCTCCAGAAATGCATAATGCATGGTATGAAGAAGCGAATGTGGATGCAACGTATATCCCGGTACACGTGAAGCCCGAACATCTGCAACAAGCTGTTGAATCATTCAAACTGTTGGGGACAAGCGGCTGGAATGTAACAATTCCGCACAAACAAGCGATCATTCCTTTTCTGGATGAACTTGACGAGCTTGCCGAAAAGATGGGTGCGGTCAATACGGTCGTGCGTACTGCAGAAGGTAAATTAAAGGGCTATAATACGGACGGTCCGGGATTTGTGAAATCACTTGAGCATGTAATCGGTACTACGAAACGTAATGCACCGGTTTTACTGATCGGAGCAGGCGGTGCAGCACGCGGGATTGCATATGCCCTTCAAATGACAGGTTATACGAATATAACAATTGCCAACCGGACAGTTGAAAAAGCACAGCAAATTATTGATGAATTACATGCCGGTCAGGCTGTTTCAATGCAAGAAGCAGAACAAAGCCTGGGGAATTACGAAATTTTTATTCAAACAACACCAGCAGGAATGACTACGGGCGACTTTGCATTACCATTTTCGCTTGAAAAGTTCCCGGCAGGCGCAATTGCTGCAGATATTGTGTATAATCCATTAATGACGCCTTTTTTGCAAGCGGCTGAGCAAAAAGGTGCGACAATTGTCAATGGGTTAGGCATGTTTGTGCATCAAGGTGCGATTGCTTACGAACACTGGCTAGGTCATTATCCAAATACAAATGCAATGATTGCCCGTTTAACGGCGCAATTAGGAGGAAATTATGTTAACAGGTAA
- the yqeH gene encoding ribosome biogenesis GTPase YqeH, whose translation MNEMPQCIGCGTVIQTEDKNGLGYAPASSLEKEMIICQRCFRLKNYNEIQPVSLTDDDFLRILNGLGQQQGLIVKIVDIFDFNGSWLPGLHRFVGNNPVLLVANKADLLPKSVKEKKVINWLKREAKALGLKPVDVKLVSAHKGMGMQEVVEAIEEYRNGKDVYVVGCTNVGKSTFINRIIKQATGEGEIITTSHFPGTTLDMIGIPLDDGSSLYDTPGIINHHQMAHHIDSSELKYIMPKKEIKPKVYQQNPGQTLFIGALARFDFIQGERSAFTVHVANDLPIHRTKLERADQLYEEHKGELLAPPTSKHINQLPPLVRHEFSIKEPKTDVVISGLGWVTVQHANVVVAAYAPKGVEVFIRPSLI comes from the coding sequence ATGAATGAAATGCCACAATGTATTGGCTGTGGAACAGTGATTCAAACTGAAGATAAAAATGGATTAGGGTATGCACCTGCATCCTCGCTGGAAAAGGAAATGATTATTTGTCAACGTTGTTTCCGTTTAAAAAACTATAATGAAATCCAACCTGTTAGCTTAACGGATGATGATTTTTTACGGATTTTAAACGGTCTTGGACAACAGCAAGGTCTGATCGTGAAAATCGTGGATATTTTCGATTTCAATGGCAGCTGGTTACCAGGTTTACACCGATTCGTTGGAAATAATCCGGTTCTTTTAGTAGCAAATAAAGCAGACCTTTTACCAAAATCGGTAAAAGAAAAGAAAGTGATCAACTGGTTAAAGCGTGAAGCGAAAGCACTTGGACTAAAGCCGGTGGATGTAAAGCTTGTTTCGGCACATAAAGGAATGGGCATGCAGGAAGTCGTTGAAGCGATTGAAGAATACCGTAACGGCAAAGATGTATATGTTGTAGGTTGTACAAATGTCGGCAAATCGACGTTTATTAACCGTATTATTAAGCAAGCTACAGGTGAGGGAGAAATTATTACAACTTCTCATTTCCCGGGAACTACGCTTGATATGATCGGCATTCCGCTTGATGACGGATCATCTTTATATGATACACCTGGTATTATCAATCACCACCAAATGGCACACCATATCGATTCAAGTGAATTAAAATATATTATGCCGAAAAAAGAAATTAAACCAAAAGTGTATCAGCAAAATCCCGGACAAACACTATTTATCGGTGCTCTTGCCCGTTTTGATTTTATTCAGGGCGAACGTTCGGCATTTACTGTACATGTTGCAAATGATTTGCCGATCCACCGTACGAAGCTGGAGCGTGCGGACCAATTGTATGAAGAGCATAAAGGTGAATTACTGGCACCTCCAACGTCTAAACATATTAATCAATTACCGCCATTAGTTCGTCACGAGTTTTCGATCAAAGAGCCGAAAACGGATGTAGTTATTTCAGGACTTGGCTGGGTTACCGTACAGCATGCCAATGTTGTCGTAGCAGCCTACGCACCAAAAGGCGTAGAAGTATTCATTCGCCCATCACTGATTTAA
- a CDS encoding YqeG family HAD IIIA-type phosphatase codes for MYNFLLPDEFIRSVYEITPEKLKDLGIKGIITDLDNTLVEWDRADATEELVQWFEMMREAGIKIIIASNNHEARVRQFAEPHGIPFIFRAKKPLGAAYYAALVQLRLRRHEVAMLGDQLLTDVIGAKRQKLYTFLVRPVADSDGLVTKFNRFVERRVYNDLKRKGKYPWED; via the coding sequence TTGTACAACTTTTTATTACCAGATGAATTTATTCGCAGTGTATATGAAATTACACCGGAAAAATTAAAGGATTTAGGCATTAAAGGGATCATAACAGATTTAGATAATACGCTTGTAGAATGGGACCGCGCTGATGCGACGGAAGAGCTTGTACAATGGTTTGAAATGATGCGTGAAGCAGGCATAAAAATTATCATCGCCTCAAACAATCATGAAGCACGGGTGCGCCAGTTTGCGGAACCGCATGGCATACCGTTTATTTTCCGTGCAAAAAAACCATTAGGTGCAGCATATTATGCGGCCCTTGTTCAGCTGCGTCTGCGCCGCCATGAAGTTGCGATGCTGGGAGATCAGCTGCTAACAGATGTGATTGGTGCAAAACGTCAAAAACTTTATACGTTTTTAGTACGTCCTGTTGCTGACTCTGATGGACTCGTTACAAAATTTAACCGCTTCGTCGAACGTCGTGTATATAACGATCTAAAGCGAAAAGGAAAGTATCCTTGGGAAGACTAA
- a CDS encoding phosphatidylserine decarboxylase translates to MKEKLYRNMIELSNGKISSKILQQIAQSRLSKNFIRSYSQIYGINIQEVSKSPKEFTSLHDFFVRQLKEEVRPVDVRTNIFASPVDAKIEAFGNIVDQEMFTVKNKPYSLIDLMGNETQAKRYNNGKYIVFYLSPADYHRIHSPIDGVVKRQYILGQKSYPVNQMGLQYGKKPISHNYRMISEINYEKQHYTAFIKVGATFVNSIELTNTSTQWKKGEEIGYFAFGSTVVMLFEQNTIEFTENVTNGAKIKMGEAFATMV, encoded by the coding sequence ATGAAGGAAAAATTATACCGGAATATGATAGAACTATCAAATGGTAAAATCTCTTCGAAAATTTTACAACAGATTGCACAATCACGTTTAAGTAAAAATTTTATTCGTAGCTATAGTCAAATATACGGAATTAACATACAAGAAGTTTCAAAATCTCCAAAAGAATTTACTAGCCTGCATGATTTTTTTGTTCGTCAGTTGAAAGAAGAAGTGCGTCCGGTAGATGTGCGCACAAATATATTTGCAAGTCCGGTTGATGCAAAAATAGAAGCATTCGGCAATATTGTGGATCAGGAAATGTTTACTGTGAAAAATAAGCCATATTCTTTAATTGATCTAATGGGAAATGAAACACAGGCAAAGAGGTATAATAACGGCAAATATATTGTTTTTTATTTGAGCCCTGCAGATTATCACCGCATCCATAGTCCGATTGATGGTGTTGTTAAGCGACAATACATACTTGGACAAAAGTCTTATCCAGTAAACCAGATGGGCTTGCAATACGGAAAAAAACCGATCAGTCATAATTATCGTATGATTAGTGAAATTAACTATGAAAAACAACATTATACAGCATTCATTAAAGTAGGAGCGACTTTTGTGAATTCAATTGAACTTACAAACACGTCAACACAGTGGAAAAAAGGGGAAGAAATCGGCTATTTTGCTTTCGGCTCAACCGTTGTGATGTTATTCGAACAAAATACAATTGAATTTACCGAGAATGTTACAAATGGGGCGAAGATAAAAATGGGAGAAGCCTTTGCTACTATGGTATAA
- the pssA gene encoding CDP-diacylglycerol--serine O-phosphatidyltransferase, protein MFLLQKVDSTFKKIKANAANIITITNMSFGGAAIMATLNEYHSYSVLLIFIAAFLDRYDGKVARKFNQESELGKQLDSMADIISFGVAPALLMYEMALMNAGFTGMMMPVLFIAAGALRLARFNVMDSTGYFVGLPITAAGTLLTISYFFTNMLSETFYLILFPVLALLMVSTFTLKKV, encoded by the coding sequence ATGTTTCTACTTCAAAAAGTTGATTCAACGTTTAAAAAAATAAAAGCAAATGCTGCTAATATTATTACAATTACAAATATGTCGTTTGGTGGGGCTGCAATTATGGCTACGCTAAATGAGTATCATAGCTACAGTGTATTATTAATTTTTATCGCTGCTTTTTTAGATCGGTATGATGGAAAAGTTGCCCGTAAATTTAATCAGGAGTCCGAATTGGGAAAACAGCTCGATTCCATGGCGGATATTATTTCCTTCGGTGTAGCTCCTGCCCTGTTAATGTATGAAATGGCATTAATGAACGCAGGGTTTACAGGTATGATGATGCCAGTATTATTTATTGCAGCCGGTGCGCTGCGTTTAGCTCGATTCAATGTGATGGATTCAACAGGTTATTTCGTAGGTTTGCCGATTACAGCGGCAGGTACATTACTGACTATTTCTTATTTCTTTACAAATATGTTATCCGAAACGTTTTATTTAATTCTTTTCCCGGTGTTGGCACTATTGATGGTAAGTACGTTTACATTAAAAAAAGTGTAA
- the sigK gene encoding RNA polymerase sporulation sigma factor SigK produces the protein MSGFVTALVQLWLELPALLGYLKGQTFYKPLSREEEEEVINRFIKGDESARVELIERNMRLVAHVVKKFHPSHDLLDDYISIGTIGLMKAVSSFTPEKKTRLATYAARCIENEILMHLRAQKKVQKDVSLFEPIGVDKDGQSLQIRDLLQLDEPSTIEKIERQEDFAQLYRYLDTLDPRELEIISYRYGLQNFDPHTQKEIAKRLNISRSYVSRIEKRALIKLYQQFKHGEKE, from the coding sequence TTGAGCGGTTTTGTGACAGCATTGGTTCAACTTTGGCTTGAGCTTCCCGCATTATTAGGTTATTTAAAAGGGCAGACGTTTTATAAACCGTTATCACGCGAGGAAGAAGAAGAAGTCATCAATCGTTTTATTAAGGGGGATGAGAGCGCTCGTGTCGAATTAATTGAGCGAAATATGCGGCTAGTTGCACATGTCGTAAAAAAATTCCATCCTTCACACGATTTGCTTGATGATTATATTTCAATCGGCACGATTGGTCTTATGAAAGCCGTAAGCAGTTTTACACCAGAAAAAAAGACCCGTCTCGCCACATATGCCGCCCGATGTATCGAAAATGAAATTCTGATGCATCTTCGTGCACAAAAAAAAGTGCAAAAAGATGTCTCGTTATTTGAGCCGATTGGTGTCGATAAAGATGGGCAGTCTCTTCAAATCCGTGATTTGCTGCAGCTTGACGAACCTTCAACAATTGAAAAAATTGAACGACAGGAGGATTTTGCCCAGCTGTATCGCTATTTGGATACATTAGATCCGCGTGAGCTCGAAATTATTTCCTACCGCTATGGACTTCAAAACTTCGACCCGCATACCCAAAAAGAAATTGCCAAAAGGCTCAATATTTCACGCAGCTATGTTTCACGTATTGAAAAACGGGCACTTATTAAGCTTTACCAGCAGTTTAAGCATGGAGAGAAAGAATAA
- the mtnN gene encoding 5'-methylthioadenosine/S-adenosylhomocysteine nucleosidase: MTIAVIGAMEQEVELLRDALQNTQTETIANGEYTTGTYEGKEVVLLKSGIGKVNAAMSTTILLEKFNPKVVINTGSAGGFDAALKVGDIVISDEVRHHDVDVTAFGYEIGQMAGMPAAYKSDEQLMEVAKQAVKEVGEHNYSVGLICSGDVFMSNPARVEAVRKDFPSMKAVEMEAAAVAQVCHQFETPFVVIRALSDIAGQESSMSFDEFLPVAAKHSTEIVLNAITKL, translated from the coding sequence ATGACAATAGCAGTAATCGGTGCAATGGAGCAGGAAGTAGAATTATTACGAGACGCACTGCAAAATACGCAAACAGAAACAATAGCAAATGGTGAATATACAACGGGTACATATGAAGGCAAAGAAGTCGTACTGTTAAAAAGCGGGATCGGTAAAGTGAATGCGGCAATGTCTACGACGATTCTATTGGAAAAGTTTAATCCGAAAGTTGTTATCAATACAGGATCTGCAGGCGGTTTTGATGCAGCGTTAAAAGTTGGGGATATCGTCATTTCCGATGAAGTACGTCATCATGATGTGGATGTTACTGCTTTTGGCTATGAAATCGGTCAAATGGCGGGAATGCCGGCAGCTTATAAATCGGATGAACAATTAATGGAAGTTGCAAAACAGGCAGTTAAAGAAGTGGGAGAGCATAATTACAGTGTAGGTCTAATTTGTTCAGGCGATGTATTTATGAGCAACCCTGCGCGTGTTGAGGCAGTACGGAAAGATTTTCCATCAATGAAAGCCGTGGAAATGGAAGCGGCGGCTGTAGCGCAAGTTTGCCACCAATTTGAAACTCCATTTGTTGTCATACGTGCATTATCAGATATTGCAGGACAAGAATCAAGCATGTCTTTTGATGAATTTTTACCAGTTGCAGCAAAACACTCAACAGAAATCGTATTAAACGCCATTACAAAACTATAA
- a CDS encoding YrrS family protein, with protein MERKRRFQTRQQYAEQQSKQTKFQKADKRLNYLIAIVAVLIVATLIFIITQEPEPENKAEQDSPAEVATDVPEDDAGQETEDNETETNVPEEVEEEDTVTDETETEQPTSESGDTVSPSDDPSVKEVITNPNWPAYPTAQTGEHVSTYEKGHIDYEEKLKAIFSVLDLQQENSIVLRVNNNGSTESAIAVVTSMDKEQKYRVSIEWVDNEGWKPVQVEVLTTLEGSQ; from the coding sequence ATGGAACGAAAAAGACGATTTCAAACACGACAACAGTATGCTGAACAACAATCAAAACAGACGAAATTTCAAAAAGCGGATAAAAGATTAAATTACTTGATCGCTATTGTCGCTGTATTAATTGTGGCAACATTAATTTTTATTATTACACAAGAGCCAGAACCTGAAAACAAAGCAGAGCAGGATTCGCCGGCAGAAGTAGCAACTGATGTCCCGGAAGATGATGCTGGACAAGAAACGGAAGATAATGAAACAGAAACTAATGTGCCGGAAGAAGTAGAAGAGGAAGATACCGTTACAGATGAAACTGAAACCGAACAGCCAACATCTGAATCAGGCGACACGGTAAGTCCTTCTGATGATCCGTCCGTAAAAGAAGTCATTACAAATCCGAATTGGCCGGCCTATCCGACGGCACAAACAGGTGAACATGTGTCGACATATGAAAAAGGGCATATTGATTACGAAGAAAAACTAAAAGCGATTTTTAGTGTCCTTGATTTACAGCAGGAAAACAGTATTGTCCTACGTGTGAATAATAACGGAAGTACGGAAAGTGCAATTGCCGTTGTCACATCGATGGACAAAGAGCAAAAATACCGAGTAAGCATAGAATGGGTTGACAATGAAGGCTGGAAACCGGTTCAAGTAGAAGTTTTAACAACTTTGGAAGGTTCGCAATAA
- the greA gene encoding transcription elongation factor GreA translates to MSNEKQYPMTLDGKQKLEDELNTLKTVKRPEVVERIKVARSFGDLSENSEYDSAKEEQGFVEGRISLIEQMLRNAVIITEDETSNTISLGKTVTFDELINGKRANFEESYTIVGSAEADPMEGKISNDSPIARALMGKHVDDVVKLTTPGGEMEVIILEVK, encoded by the coding sequence ATGTCAAACGAAAAACAATATCCAATGACACTTGATGGAAAACAAAAATTAGAAGATGAATTAAACACATTAAAAACAGTAAAGCGTCCTGAAGTAGTAGAGCGTATTAAAGTAGCTCGCAGCTTCGGTGACCTTTCTGAGAACTCTGAGTATGATTCAGCAAAAGAAGAGCAAGGATTTGTGGAAGGTCGTATTTCATTGATCGAGCAAATGCTGCGTAATGCTGTCATTATTACAGAGGACGAGACATCAAATACGATTTCTTTAGGGAAAACAGTTACATTTGATGAACTGATCAATGGTAAACGTGCAAACTTTGAAGAATCTTATACAATTGTTGGTTCAGCTGAAGCTGATCCGATGGAAGGCAAAATTTCAAATGACTCTCCGATTGCTAGAGCTTTAATGGGCAAGCATGTGGATGATGTTGTAAAACTGACTACACCAGGCGGAGAAATGGAAGTTATTATTTTAGAAGTAAAATAA
- the udk gene encoding uridine kinase: MSNRPVVIGIAGGSCSGKTSVTRSIYDVFREHSVVVIEQDYYYKDQSHMTFEQRLETNYDHPLAFDNDLLIEHIHRLLAYESVEKPVYDYVQHTRSDVVIHVEPKDVIIVEGILVLEDERLRDLMDIKLFVDTDSDLRIIRRIQRDIKERGRTADSVIDQYLTAVRPMHNMFIEPTKRYADVIIPEGGENNVAIDLMVTKIKTILETESNL; this comes from the coding sequence ATGTCAAACCGTCCAGTTGTAATCGGAATTGCCGGAGGTTCATGCTCAGGTAAAACGAGTGTGACACGTTCTATATACGATGTATTTCGTGAACATTCAGTAGTAGTAATCGAACAGGATTATTATTACAAAGACCAAAGCCATATGACGTTTGAACAGCGTCTGGAAACAAATTATGATCATCCGCTTGCATTTGACAATGATTTGCTGATCGAGCACATTCACCGTTTACTTGCATATGAATCAGTGGAAAAGCCAGTCTATGATTATGTACAGCATACACGTTCAGATGTAGTCATTCATGTAGAACCTAAAGATGTAATTATCGTTGAAGGAATTTTAGTGCTGGAGGACGAGCGTCTTCGTGATTTGATGGATATTAAATTATTCGTGGATACAGATTCCGACTTACGTATTATCCGACGCATTCAACGAGATATTAAAGAGCGCGGCCGTACAGCTGATTCTGTAATCGATCAGTATTTAACAGCAGTGCGTCCAATGCACAATATGTTTATCGAACCGACTAAGCGATATGCAGATGTAATTATCCCTGAAGGCGGGGAAAATAACGTTGCAATTGACTTAATGGTAACGAAAATAAAAACAATTCTTGAAACTGAATCAAACTTGTAA
- a CDS encoding peptidase U32 family protein — MLQLIQNEKIREEVNGKTVITKKPELLAPAGSLEKLKVAVHYGADAVFIGGQEFGLRSNAGNFTIEEMKEGVEFASKYGAVVYVTTNIFAHNENMDGLEEYLQAIEGAGVKGIIVADPLIIETCKKCAPSLEIHLSTQQSLSNWKAVKYWKEEGLERVVLAREVGGEEMRKMKEEVDIEIEAFVHGAMCIAYSGRCTLSNHMTARDSNRGGCCQSCRWDYDLYENKDGEETALFNEGEAPFAMSPKDLKLIESIPHMIELGIDSLKVEGRMKSIHYIATVISVYRKVIDAYCADPDNFTFEKEWLEELARCANRATASSFFEGEPSYKQQMFGFHSHKMKWDFAGFVMDYDAESQMVTLEQRNYFKTGDTVEFFGPNMDTFKMTVGQLWDEKGNELDVARHPLQIVKFKVDRSLSRFDMMRKENN, encoded by the coding sequence ATGCTACAATTAATTCAAAATGAAAAAATCCGTGAAGAAGTTAACGGAAAAACAGTAATTACGAAAAAACCAGAACTTTTAGCACCGGCAGGAAGCCTGGAAAAATTAAAAGTAGCGGTACACTATGGAGCTGACGCTGTATTTATTGGTGGTCAGGAATTTGGTTTACGTTCAAACGCAGGAAACTTCACAATTGAAGAAATGAAGGAAGGCGTTGAATTTGCGAGCAAGTATGGTGCCGTTGTTTATGTAACAACAAATATTTTTGCGCATAATGAAAATATGGATGGTTTGGAAGAATACTTGCAGGCAATCGAGGGAGCAGGCGTAAAAGGGATTATCGTTGCAGACCCGTTAATTATTGAAACGTGTAAAAAGTGTGCGCCTTCACTGGAAATCCATCTTTCTACACAACAGTCTTTATCCAACTGGAAAGCGGTAAAGTACTGGAAAGAAGAAGGTTTGGAACGTGTTGTATTGGCACGTGAAGTCGGCGGGGAAGAAATGCGTAAAATGAAAGAAGAGGTAGACATTGAAATTGAAGCATTCGTGCACGGTGCAATGTGTATCGCTTATTCCGGACGCTGTACACTTTCAAACCATATGACAGCACGTGACTCGAACCGTGGCGGCTGCTGTCAGTCTTGCCGTTGGGATTATGATTTATATGAAAACAAAGACGGTGAAGAAACAGCATTGTTTAACGAAGGTGAAGCACCGTTTGCAATGAGCCCGAAAGACTTGAAATTAATCGAATCCATTCCTCACATGATTGAGTTAGGAATTGATTCGTTAAAAGTGGAAGGCCGCATGAAGTCGATTCACTATATTGCAACGGTTATTTCCGTTTATCGTAAAGTAATTGATGCCTACTGTGCAGATCCGGATAACTTTACATTCGAAAAAGAGTGGCTGGAAGAACTTGCGCGCTGTGCAAACCGTGCAACGGCTTCGTCATTCTTTGAAGGTGAGCCAAGCTATAAACAACAGATGTTTGGTTTTCACTCGCATAAAATGAAGTGGGATTTTGCCGGGTTTGTCATGGATTATGATGCCGAATCACAAATGGTTACATTGGAACAACGCAACTATTTCAAGACAGGCGATACGGTAGAATTTTTCGGCCCTAATATGGATACATTCAAAATGACGGTTGGCCAGCTTTGGGATGAAAAAGGCAATGAACTAGATGTTGCCCGCCACCCACTACAAATCGTTAAATTTAAAGTTGATCGCTCATTATCACGTTTTGATATGATGCGAAAGGAGAATAATTAA